In Mycolicibacterium phocaicum, one DNA window encodes the following:
- a CDS encoding aldo/keto reductase, producing the protein MVMADPSGAPSPTLTLNDGTSIPVVGLGVWQTPAEDTERAVSAALHAGYRHIDTAAAYGNEDGVGRAIAASGIPREDVFVVTKLWNSEQGYEKTLAAFDASMSRLGLDYLDLYLIHWPTPAQNLFIDTFKAFAHLRDQGRIRSIGVSNFEPEHLKLLIDATGIVPAVNQIELHPRLPQAELREAHARYGIATEAWSPLGQGSLLEDPIVTTIAERHGKTPAQVLIRWHIQLGNIVIPKSVNPDRIASNFNVFDFELSEADIASIATLDNGTRLGPDPRTFNFTG; encoded by the coding sequence ATGGTCATGGCTGATCCTTCAGGTGCTCCGAGTCCAACACTGACGCTCAACGACGGTACGTCCATTCCCGTGGTGGGGCTCGGGGTGTGGCAGACACCGGCCGAGGACACCGAACGCGCCGTCAGTGCAGCATTGCACGCCGGATATCGCCATATCGACACCGCCGCGGCCTACGGCAACGAAGACGGCGTCGGCCGGGCCATCGCCGCCTCCGGCATCCCGCGTGAAGACGTCTTCGTCGTCACCAAGCTCTGGAACTCCGAGCAGGGTTACGAGAAGACCCTCGCGGCGTTCGACGCGAGCATGTCGCGACTGGGGCTCGACTACCTCGATCTCTACCTGATCCACTGGCCGACGCCCGCGCAGAACCTGTTCATCGACACCTTCAAGGCTTTCGCGCACCTGCGTGACCAGGGCCGGATCCGCTCGATCGGCGTCAGCAACTTCGAGCCCGAGCACCTGAAACTGCTCATCGACGCCACCGGGATCGTGCCCGCGGTGAACCAGATCGAACTGCATCCGCGGCTGCCGCAGGCCGAGCTGCGCGAAGCGCACGCCCGCTACGGCATCGCCACCGAGGCCTGGAGTCCGCTGGGGCAGGGTTCCCTGCTCGAAGACCCGATCGTGACCACCATCGCGGAGCGACACGGAAAAACGCCAGCACAGGTGCTGATTAGGTGGCATATACAGCTGGGTAATATCGTCATCCCGAAATCGGTGAACCCAGACCGGATTGCGAGCAATTTCAACGTGTTTGATTTCGAGCTGAGCGAGGCGGACATCGCGTCCATCGCGACCCTCGACAACGGCACCCGCCTGGGCCCGGATCCACGAACATTCAACTTCACAGGGTAG
- a CDS encoding aldo/keto reductase, whose translation MASAEIPNVALHDDNTIPALGLGVAELSDADTERAVSAALEMGIRLIDTAAVYGNEEAVGRAIAASGIPRAEIFVTTKLANADQGFQGGQDALKVSLDKLAMEYVDLYMIHWPAGDISKYVDSWGALIKLHNDGTAKSIGVCNFTDEDLSTIIDLSYVSPVVNQIELHPLLNQSALRAVHAERGIVTQAYSPLGVGNLLTHPTVQSIAAEYGKTPAQVLIRWSLQLGNSVIPRSSSPERIAENLDVFGFELAAEHMDSLNGLDDGTRYRPDPTTYTGI comes from the coding sequence ATGGCCTCCGCAGAGATTCCCAATGTGGCGCTCCACGACGACAACACGATTCCGGCGCTCGGCCTCGGTGTCGCCGAGCTGTCGGACGCCGACACCGAGCGTGCCGTCTCGGCCGCGCTCGAGATGGGTATCCGCCTGATCGACACCGCTGCCGTGTACGGCAACGAGGAGGCCGTCGGGCGGGCCATCGCGGCGTCGGGTATCCCGCGCGCCGAAATCTTCGTGACCACCAAGCTGGCCAACGCCGACCAGGGTTTCCAGGGCGGCCAGGACGCCCTCAAGGTCAGCCTGGACAAGCTCGCCATGGAGTACGTCGACCTCTACATGATCCACTGGCCTGCCGGTGACATCAGCAAGTACGTGGACAGCTGGGGCGCCCTGATCAAGCTGCACAACGACGGCACCGCCAAGTCCATCGGCGTCTGCAACTTCACGGACGAGGATCTGTCCACCATCATCGACCTGAGCTACGTCAGCCCGGTGGTGAACCAGATCGAGCTGCACCCGTTGCTCAACCAGTCCGCGCTGCGGGCCGTGCACGCCGAGCGCGGCATCGTCACGCAGGCCTACAGCCCGCTGGGCGTCGGCAACCTGCTGACCCACCCGACCGTGCAGTCCATCGCCGCCGAGTACGGCAAGACCCCGGCGCAGGTGCTGATCCGGTGGAGCCTGCAGCTGGGCAACTCGGTGATCCCCCGCTCGTCGTCGCCAGAGCGCATCGCCGAGAACCTCGACGTGTTCGGCTTCGAACTCGCCGCCGAGCACATGGACAGCCTGAACGGGTTGGACGACGGCACCCGCTACCGCCCGGACCCCACCACCTACACCGGCATCTGA